In one Capra hircus breed San Clemente chromosome 22, ASM170441v1, whole genome shotgun sequence genomic region, the following are encoded:
- the ELP6 gene encoding elongator complex protein 6 yields MPWSWEALWEWNAGKKPAQLSVQVPRPCARLCTCAECDRSARSIGCGQRNRACALLPRGPVWWVLPSSLRCIRDSPSSHPGPPCVLELGMFPELNNLLNTTPEGAEQGKLTLLCDAKTDGSFLVHHFLSFYLKANCKVCFVALVQSFSHYNIVGQKLGVSLTAARERGQLVVLEGLKSAVDVFFRPREEPHPLQFLREANAGDLQPLYAFVRDALQPVDSGEAAWRCPVLLVDDLSVLLSLGVGPVAVLDFVHYCRATVCQEWKGNVVCLVHDSGDTEDEESDVLLNGLSHQSHLILRAEGLATGFCKDVHGQLRILWRRPLQPNTHQDRSLTYQYKIQDKSVSFFAKGMSPAVL; encoded by the exons ATGCCTTGGTCGTGGGAAGCTCTCTGGGAGTGGAATGCAGGTAAGAAGCCCGCACAGCTCAGCGTCCAGGTTCCCCGGCCTTGTGCGCGTCTCTGCACATGCGCCGAGTGCGACCGATCCGCGCGTTCCATTGGCTGCGGCCAGAGGAATCGCGCATGCGCACTCCTCCCGCGTGGTCCTGTGTGGTGGGTTTTGCCCTCCAGCCTCCGCTGTATCCGTGACAGCCCATCTTCCCATCCGGGGCCCCCGTGCGTTCTGGAGCTCGGAATGTTCCCAGAACTCAATAACCTTCTCAACACCACCCCTGAAGGGGCGGAGCAG GGGAAGCTGACTCTACTCTGTGATGCCAAGACAGATGGCAGTTTCCTTGTGCACCACTTTCTCTCCTTCTATCTCAAAG ctAATTGTAAAGTCTGCTTTGTGGCCCTCGTCCAGTCCTTTAGTCACTATAATATCGTGGGGCAGAAGCTG GGTGTCAGCCTGACCGCAGCGCGGGAACGCGGGCAGCTGGTGGTCCTCGAGGGTCTCAAGTCCGCGGTGGACGTCTTCTTCCGGCCCCGGGAGGAGCCGCACCCCCTGCAGTTCCTCAG GGAGGCCAACGCCGGGGACCTGCAGCCACTGTACGCGTTTGTGCGAGACGCCCTCCAGCCTGTGGACAGTGGGGAGGCCGCGTGGAGGTGCCCGGTGCTGCTGGTGGACGACCTCAGCGTGCTGCTGAGCCTGGGCGTGGGGCCAGTGGCAGTGCTGGACTTCGTCCATTACTGCAGGGCCACCGTGTGCCAGGAGTGGAAG GGAAACGTTGTGTGCCTTGTACACGACAGTGGAGACACTGAGGATGAGGAGAGCGACGTCCTGCTGAATGGCCTTAGTCACCAGAGCCACCTGATCCTGCGGGCTGAGGGCCTGGCCACCGGCTTCTGCAAAGACGTGCACGGGCAG CTGAGGATCCTGTGGAGAAGACCACTGCAGCCCAACACCCACCAGGATCGAAGCCTCACGTACCAGTACAAGATACAGGACAAGAGTGTGTCCTTTTTCGCCAAAGGAATGTCTCCTGCTGTTCTGTGA